The genomic segment CGGTGGGCCTGGAACCGCAGCCTGACGCAGAAGAGGTCCGACGGCGATTCAACATCTCCTGTTCAGCCGAGGGCTGGTTCCTAGAGCGGCATCCTAAGCTAGCGCCGGTGAACACATTTACCGACGGCATCTTCCTAGCGGGTGCATGTCAGGGGCCTAAGGACATCCCGGACACGGTGGCTCAGGCCGGCGCCGCTGCAGCCGAGGCTCTGACGCTGATAGACACGGGCTTTATCGAGCTGGAACCCAACACCGCTTACATCGTGGAGGAGCATTGCTCCGGCTGTAAGACCTGCATCCCACTTTGCCCGTACAATGCCATCGCCTTCAACACGGCGACAGGCAAGGCGGTCATTACCGAGGTGCTGTGCAAGGGATGTGGCGTCTGCGTAGCAGCATGCCCATCGGGTTCCATTCGGCAGAACCTGTTTGAAGATGAGGAGATCTTTGCGGAGATCGAGGGCCTTCTGGCGATGGCCGCGGTTTGATCTTCCAGTAGTGCAATCGACGGAGGTGAACTTATGGCCACCGAGGCGTTTGAACCCAAAATCGTGGCCTTTTTCTGCAACTGGTGCACATATATGGCTGCCGACTTGGCCGGAGTCTCGCGGATGAAATACGCCCCTAACGTGCGTATCATCCGTCTTATGTGCTCAGGGCGGATAGATCCTCAGTTCATCCTGGAGGCGTTCGCACGGGGGGCGGATGGTGTCCTCATCGGCGGCTGCCATCCGGGTGATTGCCATTACATGGAAGGAAATTACAAAAATCTACGGCGTTTTAAACTTTTGCAGCGAGTCTTGAAGGAGATGGGCATCGAAGAGGAGCGGTTGCGGTTGGAGTGGATCTCGGCCTCAGAAGGCGAGAAGCTGGCCCGCGTCGTGAACGAGATGGCGGAGACGGTGCAGCGGCTGGGACCGCTGAACCTGCCGGGAAAGATGCGAGCTTGGGATGCCGAGGCGATGCTGGCGGAGATGGCCGCGGAGACGCTCGTCCCCTCGCTCCAAGCTGCGGCGTAAGGAGGTGGGCGCCCATGTCCAAACCGAAAGTGGCTTTTTACTGGTGTGCCTCGTGCGGCGGCTGCGAAGAGGCCGTGGTGGACCTGGCGGAGGATATCCTGGCGGTGACTGAGGCGGTCGAGCTCGTCTTCTGGCCGGTGGCATTGGATTTTAAGCGGGCCGACGTCGAGGCCATGCAGGAGGACGAGATTGCAGTTGCCTTCATCAATGGGGCGATTCGTACCTCGGAACAGGAGGAGATGGCCCATTTGCTCCGGCGGAAGGCCCAACTCGTGGTAGCCTTCGGCGCGTGTTCGCACCTGGGCGGGGTGCCTGGGCTGGCCAACTTATGGGACCGGGGGACGATCCTGCGCTACGTGTATCAGGAGGCTCCCAGCGTCGCGAATGGGCTGAATGTGATCCCTCAGGAGATGTGGAGCGAGGATGGACGAAGGGTGACCCTGCCGGCCTTTCGCAACACGGTGCGGGCGCTCAATCAGGTGACCCCGGTGGACTACTACCTCCCCGGCTGCCCGCCCACACCCAAGCTCATCAAGGAGGCGGTAGGGGCGATCTTGGAGGGGA from the Anaerolineae bacterium genome contains:
- a CDS encoding oxidoreductase, which encodes MSKPKVAFYWCASCGGCEEAVVDLAEDILAVTEAVELVFWPVALDFKRADVEAMQEDEIAVAFINGAIRTSEQEEMAHLLRRKAQLVVAFGACSHLGGVPGLANLWDRGTILRYVYQEAPSVANGLNVIPQEMWSEDGRRVTLPAFRNTVRALNQVTPVDYYLPGCPPTPKLIKEAVGAILEGKLPPKGTVLAPDVALCEECPLKASKPEKLTLTEFKRPHRTMMDPTTCLLAQGLLCMGPATRGGCEALCPTGHMPCTGCFGPTSRVKDQGAKILSAIASVVDAKDEGEIERILAGIPDPIGTFYRYSLPTSILRRRVL
- a CDS encoding hydrogenase iron-sulfur subunit, with product MATEAFEPKIVAFFCNWCTYMAADLAGVSRMKYAPNVRIIRLMCSGRIDPQFILEAFARGADGVLIGGCHPGDCHYMEGNYKNLRRFKLLQRVLKEMGIEEERLRLEWISASEGEKLARVVNEMAETVQRLGPLNLPGKMRAWDAEAMLAEMAAETLVPSLQAAA